One window of Aspergillus oryzae RIB40 DNA, chromosome 3 genomic DNA carries:
- a CDS encoding uncharacterized protein (predicted protein), with the protein MTWQDRCCDSASQVSFKADKSTRHQPTSHYKYNIQTNILTTYPNHHITSHHTLTTMSPQPNPNFLPSKAPSGAKYHKIDFTTSNPPLPEFKNRFAAVIDNILTEEECNELIRLAEASTVTPQSPTPVWERAMINVGNGKQKLATDTRNCGRIIWDTPELADKLLNRLMPFLREFEIDRLENRPLVTGLAGRNKTYRLTRLNERLRFLRYEGGEYFRPHWDASYTTPDRKEKSFFTVHLYLNGDGEQDLKELRREQARVERGEGDVNLGVGGKLLGGATSFLPRFEEKERHLRVFPKAGSVLVFQHNDLLHAGDSVFRGTKLTMRTDILYQEL; encoded by the coding sequence ATGACATGGCAAGATCGATGTTGTGACTCAGCCTCCCAAGTAAGTTTTAAGGCAGACAAGAGCACTAGGCATCAGCCAACAAGCCACTATAAATACAACATCCAAACCAACATCCTAACAACAtatcccaaccaccacatcaCATCACATCACACATTGACAACCATGAGTCCCCAACCAAACCCCAACTTTTTGCCCTCAAAGGCACCTTCGGGAGCCAAATATCACAAAATCGACTTTACAACCTCCAACCCACCACTCCCCGAATTCAAAAACCGCTTCGCAGCAGTAATagacaacatcctcacagaagaagaatgcaaCGAACTAATCCGTCTCGCGGAAGCATCAACCGTAACTCCCCAGTCCCCGACCCCGGTCTGGGAACGCGCCATGATCAACGTGGGTAACGGGAAACAAAAACTCGCAACAGACACCCGCAACTGCGGTCGTATTATCTGGGATACACCCGAGCTAGCCGACAAGCTACTAAATCGATTAATGCCCTTTCTGCGGGAATTTGAGATCGATCGACTGGAGAACCGACCCCTTGTCACCGGGCTCGCGGGTCGGAATAAGACCTACAGATTAACGAGATTGAATGAACGACTCCGGTTTCTCAGGTATGAAGGCGGGGAGTACTTCAGGCCGCATTGGGATGCGTCCTATACTACTCCCGATCGCAAGGAGAAGTCGTTTTTTACCGTTCATTTGTATCTGAATGGGGACGGGGAGCAGGACCTTAAAGAGTTGAGGAGAGAGCAGGCCAGGGTAGAAaggggagagggagatgtTAATTTGGGTGTTGGGGGGAAGTTACTTGGGGGTGCTACATCTTTTCTTCCGAGgtttgaggagaaggagaggcaTTTGAGGGTTTTTCCTAAAGCGGGCTCGGTGCTTGTGTTTCAGCACAATGATTTGCTTCATGCTGGGGATTCGGTGTTTCGGGGGACGAAGCTTACTATGCGGACGGATATTTTGTATCAGGAGTTGTGA
- a CDS encoding putative short chain dehydrogenase (dehydrogenases with different specificities (related to short-chain alcohol dehydrogenases)), with protein sequence MSVSIETHDIAPAAPTTQAAPCLGFKNRMPEFSLAGKVVCVSGAARGLGLTQAEALLEAGAKVYALDRLEEPSPEFFEIQKRAKEELGTELQYRRIDVRDTELLDSTIEAIADSEGRLDGLIAAAGIQQETPALEYTAQDANTMFEVNVTGVFMTSKAVAKQMIRFGNGGSIALIASMSGTIANRGLICPAYNASKAAVLQLARNLAMEWGPYNIRVNTISPGYIVTAMVEKLFVEFPERREEWPKHNMLGRLSTPNEYRGAAVFLLSDASSFMTGSDLRMDGGHAAW encoded by the exons ATGTCTGTCTCCATTGAAACCCACGACATTGCCCCCGCCGCTCCCACCACACAGGCGGCCCCCTGCCTCGGATTTAAGAACAGAATGCCTGAGTTCAGCTTGGCTGGAAAGGTCGTCTGTGTTTCTGGTGCTGCCCGTGGTCTTGGTCTAACTCAGGCTGAAGCGCTTTTGGAGGCCGGGGCCAAGGTATATGCTTTGGACCGCCTGGAGGAACCC TCCCCTGAATTCTTCGAAATCCAAAAACGTgccaaggaagagctgggAACGGAGCTGCAATACCGTCGCATTGATGTCCGTGACACCGAACTTCTCGACAGTACTatcgaagccatcgccgATTCCGAGGGTCGCTTGGATGGCTTGATTGCTGCGGCAGGCATTCAACAGGAAACTCCAGCCCTCGAGTATACGGCCCAGGACGCCAACACGATGTTCGAAGTCAACGTCACTGGTGTGTTCATGACTTCCAAGGCCGTTGCTAAGCAAATGATTCGCTTCGGCAATGGAGGTAGCATCGCACTAATTGCGAGCATGAGTGGTACTATTGCCAATCGG GGTCTTATCTGCCCTGCTTACAATGCTAGCAAGGCTGCAGTGCTTCAACTTGCCCGTAACCTCGCCATGGAGTGGGGCCCGTACAACATTCGAGTCAACACCATCTCGCCCGGCTACATTGTTACTGCCATGGTTGAGAAGCTCTTCGTTGAGTTCCCTGAGCGTCGCGAGGAATGGCCCAAACATAACATGCTGGGACGTCTGTCTACCCCTAACGAGTACCGTGGCGCTGccgtcttccttctcagtGACGCCAGCAGCTTCATGACTGGAAGCGATCTACGTATGGACGGAGGTCACGCCGCTTGGTAG
- a CDS encoding uncharacterized protein (predicted protein) — protein MGSSSSKPVRSAAQAVSRRQYPKQPSTLPSTPSKPPSPGPASAPRPPKEPETKTRAPTGPTYHSKEQPSLTKSNAIDLDGRDPDFAASLRGIGPVSPAPTLSNSSTFASGAQRGDSVQTVFPRAANPALLVVTARQKIAKAAEREVELTGRQGFTGREYLDALTIRQALSMRDRQGMPSGEIERLLRLKKGVVDRLGEKGVVSEVG, from the exons ATGGgttcatcatcttcgaagCCCGTGAGATCTGCCGCGCAGGCAGTCTCACGGCGCCAATACCCTAAACAACCTTCCACTTTgccatcaacaccatcaaaGCCTCCGTCTCCCGGCCCTGCTTCAGCACCCCGTCCGCCAAAGGAACCGGAAACAAAGACCCGTGCTCCTACTGGCCCAACATATCATTCCAAAGAACAGCCGTCTCTTACAAAATCAAACG CCATCGACCTCGACGGCCGAGATCCCGATTTCGCCGCATCCCTCCGCGGCATCGGCCCCGTTAGCCCAGCCCCGACCCTATCCAATTCCAGCACATTCGCCTCCGGAGCCCAGCGCGGGGACTCCGTTCAAACCGTCTTTCCCCGGGCGGCGAATCCGGCTTTGCTGGTAGTCACCGCGCGCCAGAAGATTGCTAAGGCCGCAGAGCGAGAGGTGGAATTGACCGGACGACAGGGTTTTACGGGACGGGAGTATCTGGATGCATTGACGATTCGACAGGCGCTGTCGATGCGGGATCGGCAGGGTATGCCGTCGGGGGAGATTGAGAGGCTCTTACGGTTGAAGAAGGGGGTTGTGGATCGGTTGGGAGAGAAGGGGGTTGTCTCGGAGGTTGGTTGA
- a CDS encoding putative oligosaccharyltransferase subunit ribophorin II (predicted protein) — translation MQLWNTVLQLSLLAFTAAPTAAASAWGFTDATVSVQTKGAGVGSGLKENIPDNKALTKPVSLGSADTLKVTLTAREGSSGKRAHQVFLLLQDPETGLDISYPFNVKENGKSRVELTQKDLPVQFLSLAEPLDAKLLIGSFGSAEAYNGAAFKLAVTRNPDQPVPTVEVSRYGKLPEIHHIFKEDARSPPIVITLAFVAMVLGTLPVLAGVWLFLGANVCHLPKALKASPVSHGVFLGSLLSIEGIFFLYYRSWTLFQILPAVAVAGTVAFISGSRALGEVQGRRLDGLRLLYQPRFQHV, via the exons ATGCAGTTGTGGAATACTGTCCTCCAGCTCAGTTTGCTGGCTTTTACTGCCGCCCCGACCGCAGCGGCATCCGCGTGGGGGTTTACTGATGCCACCGTGTCAGTTCAAACCAAGGGCGCTGGAGTCGGTTCtggattgaaggaaaa TATCCCCGACAACAAGGCCCTCACCAAGCCCGTCTCCCTCGGAAGTGCCGACACCTTGAAGGTGACTCTCACAGCCCGCGAAGGCAGCTCCGGAAAACGCGCGCACCAGgttttcctcctcctccaagacccGGAGACCGGACTAGACATCTCTTATCCCTTCAATGTGAAGGAAAATGGCAAATCGAGGGTTGAGCTG ACTCAAAAGGACCTTCCTGTTCAATTTCTCTCCTTGGCTGAGCCTCTCGACGCAAAGCTCTTGATCGGGTCTTTTGGCAGCGCGGAGGCCTACAATGGCGCTGCGTTCAAGTTGGCCGTTACCCGGAACCCCGATCAGCCAGTCCCGACAGTTGAGGTCTCGAGATACGGAAAGCTTCCTGAGATCCACCACATTTTCAAGGAGGATGCCCGAAGCCCACCGATTGTCATCACTCTCGCGTTTGTGGCAATGGTGCTTGGCACTCTTCCCGTTCTTGCTGGTGTG TGGCTATTCCTCGGCGCCAACGTTTGCCACCTCCCCAAAGCCTTGAAGGCATCCCCTGTTTCCCACGGTGTCTTCCTCGGCTCTCTTCTCTCGATCGAagggatcttcttcttgtacTATCGGTCCTGGACACTCTTCCAGATCCTTCCTGCGGTCGCCGTGGCTGGCACGGTCGCATTCATCAGTGGCAGTCGCGCTTTGGGTGAAGTGCAAGGCAGACGCCTTGATGGTCTTCG ATTACTGTATCAGCCTCGTTTTCAGCATGTGTAA
- a CDS encoding putative GPI-anchored cell surface glycoprotein (predicted protein), with the protein MGAAVSSSRKTRKSIPAKLNGIESTEKATPKSKLATRLSTPVSRKDRKSKSLVEAEQVPKSTPRVKPESTPAVNSMSKADKSQAYITADPVTPAERTPVSTPNATVTRSRRRDRKSARKSMAGRSQLANESSQTDTATNTDAEDRKPVIQDSDKPASQDSDKGSSEPQQATKRPSNTVTLSLGRKSLESFVQKTLESASYGNEVADSVEGTPVRVYDDSYHFDYDTDMYRNNFGLDGQMDTPASPTSFSTTTSTGARMSGRTRKPTIRALESLESERRFRRPRAQTPGKAESSATGKQSDKAPNGQKDAEQPKTAPAETTQVPSATPQPDVDAFARRIFELAAAAVSDDFVPAPEADTWLEQLRKEYQGKGDTEVAAVAAVVEGESRPPSDDQPTTEQWTDEDGWTHTGQINQFGEEYVVVGPDFEWYRPNNTYGDKQLPEPPVRLRSLEQSEKDRIFGFPPRIGERNLPRATNFPFMMEDVYHERAKIKAREEARQKGITVDRSMSVPQIEALIDRHSKSGSSQSSETPAPAPASAKSSKPDRPAGSRKRRRTEPAIPSEAPSTNDSTTESTHKPKRRRKNTVGASAPTPTETEPSSEKPKTLKLKLIFSKRELPATPSASNTTNTSAKPKKRPHSEIETDGDNAASNGPSKSPKTASSNPTTTPRRLLKLSTPKQGQKEKSNAAPTSTPEVPPSADQNSLTTPGGRPRRRAAAALMAEFQNHKEERARRANARKKTNPDNPDEPNSSQASGSSAKQH; encoded by the coding sequence ATGGGTGCCGCAGTATCTAGCAGCCGCAAGACTAGGAAGTCTATCCCAGCTAAGCTGAACGGCATTGAGAGCACTGAAAAAGCTACTCCTAAATCTAAATTGGCCACTCGTCTCTCTACTCCTGTCTCTCGCAAAGACCGCAAGTCTAAGAGTCTTGTCGAAGCTGAGCAAGTGCCCAAGTCGACCCCTCGTGTCAAGCCAGAATCGACCCCAGCTGTGAATTCAATGTCTAAAGCAGACAAATCCCAAGCCTACATAACTGCAGACCCAGTTACTCCAGCTGAGCGGACTCCTGTCTCAACCCCGAATGCCACAGTAACAAGATCCCGTCGCAGAGACCGCAAGTCTGCCAGAAAGTCCATGGCAGGTCGCTCGCAACTGGCGAATGAATCGTCTCAAACAGATACTGCGACCAATACTGATGCCGAGGATCGCAAACCAGTCATTCAGGACTCCGACAAACCTGCTTCTCAGGACTCGGATAAGGGAAGCTCGGAGCCTCAGCAAGCAACCAAGAGACCGAGCAATACTGTAACCCTGAGTCTGGGCCGCAAGTCTCTCGAGTCTTTTGTTCAGAAAACTCTCGAGTCCGCCTCCTATGGCAATGAAGTCGCTGATAGCGTTGAGGGGACCCCCGTCCGCGTGTACGATGATTCTTATCATTTTGATTATGATACGGATATGTATCGCAACAATTTCGGTCTCGATGGCCAAATGGACACACCGGCCTCACCTACAAGCTTCTCCACAACTACCTCCACCGGCGCGCGAATGTCCGGCCGGACCCGAAAGCCTACTATCAGGGCATTAGAGTCCCTCGAATCAGAGCGGCGTTTCCGCCGACCCCGGGCCCAAACGCCCGGAAAGGCTGAGTCGTCCGCGACCGGGAAACAGAGTGACAAGGCACCCAACGGACAGAAGGATGCTGAGCAGCCGAAGACAGCGCCAGCAGAAACTACGCAGGTGCCATCTGCCACCCCACAGCCAGATGTGGACGCCTTTGCCCGCCGGATATTTGAGTTGGCCGCGGCAGCCGTTTCAGACGACTTTGTGCCGGCGCCTGAAGCTGACACCTGGCTCGAGCAGCTGCGAAAAGAGTACCAGGGCAAAGGGGATACGGAGGTTGCCGCAGTTGCGGCGGTGGTTGAGGGAGAGAGTAGGCCACCCTCGGATGACCAACCTACTACAGAACAGTGGACTGACGAGGATGGTTGGACGCACACAGGTCAAATTAATCAGTTTGGAGAGGAGTACGTCGTTGTTGGCCCTGATTTTGAGTGGTACAGGCCCAACAATACGTACGGGGACAAGCAACTGCCCGAGCCCCCTGTGCGCCTAAGGTCCCTAGAACAGTCCGAGAAGGATCGTATTTTCGGCTTTCCACCACGTATTGGAGAGCGTAACCTGCCTCGTGCAACCAATTTTCCGTTCATGATGGAGGACGTTTATCACGAACGGGCTAAGATTAAGGCCCGCGAGGAAGCCCGGCAGAAGGGCATCACCGTTGACAGGTCGATGTCAGTCCCTCAGATTGAGGCACTGATCGACCGGCACAGCAAGAGCGGCAGCTCGCAATCGTCTGAGACTCcggctccagctccagcttcCGCAAAGAGTTCGAAACCGGACAGGCCCGCTGGGTCCCGGAAGCGACGACGTACGGAGCCCGCTATCCCAAGCGAGGCGCCCTCAACCAATGATTCCACCACAGAGAGTACACATAAGCCTAAGAGAAGACGCAAGAACACGGTAGGAGCATCGGCACCGACCCCGACTGAAACAGAGCCTTCATCCGAAAAGCCCAAGACCCTCAAACTCAAACTCATCTTCTCGAAACGTGAATTGCCAGCAACTCCTTCTGCTTCCAACACGACTAACACATCTGCCAAACCGAAGAAGCGCCCCCATTCCGAAATCGAGACAGACGGCGACAACGCCGCCAGCAACGGTCCTTCGAAGAGCCCTAAAACCGCTTCATCCAATCCCACGACTACCCCCAGACGCCTCCTCAAGCTCTCGACCCCGAAACAAGgacagaaggagaagagcaacgCTGCTCCCACCTCCACCCCCGAAGTCCCCCCTTCCGCTGATCAGAATTCGCTTACAACCCCGGGCGGACGTCCTCGTCGTcgcgcagcagcagcattgaTGGCCGAGTTTCAGAACcacaaagaggaaagggctCGCAGAGCCAACGCGCGcaagaaaaccaaccccGATAATCCCGATGAGCCGAATTCCAGTCAGGCTTCTGGCTCCTCCGCGAAGCAGCACTAG
- a CDS encoding histidine phosphatase family protein (multiple inositol polyphosphate phosphatase) has translation MAVLSVLLPITFLLSSVTGTPVTSPRQQSCNTVDEGYQCFSGVSHLWGQYSPYFSVDDESSLSEDVPDHCQVTFAQVLSRHGARYPTKSKSEKYAKLIKAVQHNATSFSGKYAFLKSYNYSLGADDLTPFGENQLVDSGIKFYQRYEELAKNVVPFIRASGSDRVIASGEKFIEGFQKAKLGDSKSKRGQPAPIVNVVITETEGFNNTLDHSLCTAFENSTTGDDAEDKFTAVFTPSIVERLEKDLPGTTLSSKEVVYLMDMCSFDTIALTRDGSRLSPFCALFTQEEWAQYDYLQSVSKYYGYGGGNPLGPAQGIGFANELIARLTKSPVKDHTTTNTTLDSNPATFPLNATLYADFSHDNTMTSVFFALGLYNTTEPLSQTSVQSTEETNGYSSARTVPFGARAYVEMMQCTDEKEPLVRVLVNDRVIPLQGCDADEYGRCKRDDFVEGLSFVTSGGNWGECFA, from the exons ATGGCGGTCCTTAGCGTGCTCCTTCCCATTACCTTCCTTCTCTCGAG TGTTACCGGCACTCCGGTGACCAGCCCGAGACAACAGTCGTGCAATACCGTTGACGAAGGCTACCAGTGCTTCTCCGGGGTCTCTCACTTGTGGGGCCAGTATTCGCCTTACTTCTCGGTCGACGACGAGTCTTCCTTGTCCGAAGACGTTCCGGACCACTGCCAGGTTACCTTTGCCCAAGTGCTCTCCCGTCACGGTGCACGGTATCCAACGAAGAGCAAGTCTGAGAAGTACgccaagctcatcaaggccGTCCAGCATAATGCTACCTCGTTCTCCGGGAAGTATGCGTTCCTGAAATCTTACAACTACTCCCTCGGCGCCGATGACCTTACGCCTTTTGGAGAGAACCAGTTGGTGGATTCGGGGATCAAGTTCTACCAGCGCTATGAGGAGCTCGCCAAGAACGTCGTTCCTTTCATTAGGGCATCGGGTTCGGATCGGGTAATCGCATCCGGCGAGAAATTCATCGAGGGCTTCCAGAAGGCAAAGCTTGGTGACTCTAAGTCTAAGCGGGGCCAGCCTGCTCCTATTGTCAACGTAGTTATTACTGAGACCGAGGGTTTCAACAACACGTTGGACCACAGTCTCTGCACGGCCTTTGAGAACAGCACAACAGGGGATGACGCAGAGGACAAGTTCACCGCTGTTTTTACGCCCTCGATTGTTGAGCGTCTGGAGAAGGACCTCCCAGGAACCACGCTCTCCAGCAAAGAGGTGGTTTATCTGATGGACATGTGCTCATTCGACACCATCGCCTTGACCCGTGACGGCAGTCGGCTATCCCCCTTCTGCGCTTTGTTCAcccaggaagaatgggcACAATATGACTACCTGCAGTCAGTCTCTAAGTACTACGGCTACGGTGGAGGAAACCCTCTCGGACCTGCGCAGGGCATCGGCTTCGCTAACGAGCTGATCGCTCGCCTGACCAAGTCTCCGGTTAAGGatcacaccaccaccaatacCACGCTGGACTCAAATCCCGCCACCTTCCCGCTGAATGCTACGCTCTATGCGGACTTCTCGCACGATAACACGATGACCTCCGTTTTCTTCGCGCTTGGTCTGTATAATACGACCGAGCCCCTCTCTCAGACTTCGGTGCAGTCCACTGAGGAGACGAACGGATATTCATCCGCCCGGACCGTTCCATTCGGGGCCAGAGCCTACGTCGAGATGATGCAGTGCacggatgagaaggagcCTCTCGTCCGCGTACTGGTCAACGACCGGGTCATTCCGCTGCAAGGCTGTGATGCTGATGAGTATGGCCGGTGTAAACGGGACGATTTCGTCGAAGGACTGAGCTTCGTTACATCGGGTGGAAACTGGGGAGAGTGCTTTGCTTAA
- a CDS encoding uncharacterized protein (predicted protein) yields MRSRQIITPVSPSARFVSSGVGYPRKASASQSPLVQETRPGTYTVAPGSPLPVDSVTGQPMSVSGYQQPVPVSVHSTPTFHSRRTSANPTPNPSPQETSPTTPISTFSQFGRSSPAATPASGPQPAPSYMHSTPHTKMEPVSRLPSVVAGHKHVSEEPVVLPGSQPENPPYPGMIPCILDLKSGSSSQAEKRKANSDASRRFRNRKRNELQMEQKITAQQDEIRKQTEALQRQAQEIRALMQERDFYRSERDFYREHVSRLAPSGQIPARPASPRSFQPSDRDHQAWPTTDTTQRVVDPSGVPPPASATRSTGSWTSRGTLADEQQARSLPQFPGPWTRT; encoded by the coding sequence ATGAGGAGCCGCCAGATCATCACTCCCGTTTCACCATCAGCTCGCTTTGTCAGCTCTGGAGTCGGTTATCCACGAAAAGCGAGTGCTTCCCAGTCTCCACTAGTTCAAGAAACACGCCCGGGAACATATACCGTGGCGCCTGGTTCACCCTTGCCTGTGGATTCGGTAACTGGGCAGCCGATGTCCGTGTCAGGATATCAACAGCCTGTTCCAGTGTCCGTGCATTCCACACCAACCTTCCATAGCCGCCGGACAAGTGCTAATCCGACACCAAACCCGAGCCCCCAGGAGACGAGCCCTACGACACCCATCTCGACCTTTAGTCAGTTCGGACGGTCGTCTCCTGCGGCTACTCCTGCTTCTGGCCCACAGCCTGCGCCATCATATATGCATTCCACTCCGCATACGAAGATGGAGCCAGTCAGCCGACTGCCTTCAGTAGTTGCAGGGCACAAGCATGTGAGTGAAGAGCCCGTCGTCCTGCCTGGCTCCCAGCCGGAAAATCCCCCTTACCCCGGGATGATCCCCTGCATCCTAGACCTGAAATCTGGCTCGTCTAGCCAGGCCGAGAAGCGAAAGGCCAATAGCGATGCCTCGAGGAGGTTCCGCAATAGGAAACGAAACGAGCTGCAGATGGAGCAGAAGATCACGGCTCAGCAGGATGAAATCCGGAAGCAAACGGAAGCACTGCAGAGGCAGGCCCAAGAGATTCGGGCCTTGATGCAAGAGCGCGACTTTTACCGCTCCGAGAGGGACTTCTACCGCGAGCACGTCAGCCGTCTGGCGCCTTCCGGTCAAATCCCGGCCCGGCCAGCCTCTCCACGCTCCTTTCAACCCTCGGATCGTGACCATCAGGCGTGGCCTACTACAGACACCACACAGCGAGTTGTGGATCCAAGCGGAGTGCCACCGCCCGCATCGGCGACCAGATCAACTGGTAGCTGGACAAGTCGAGGGACTCTAGCAGACGAACAGCAGGCAAGATCACTGCCACAGTTCCCTGGGCCTTGGACACGCACTTGA
- a CDS encoding uncharacterized protein (predicted protein), with translation MGRSWVEFSGGSTGVEGCHETGRGRPGSRPLKDESSSTKGRFFSRTQCFSVRRASSDEGPVTGEIGDICSESLSMDCRKKLGHGGAPPLSRISSVLGSLEVDARQNDIKSEGKEENKIKVSS, from the exons ATGGGACGAAGCTGGGTAGAATTCAGCGGGGGCTCCACAGGGGTGGAGGGATGCCACGAAACAGGCCGCGGACGTCCAGGCTCGCGGCCGCTCAAAGACGAATCCTCGTCTACGAAAGGGCGTTTCTTCTCCAGGACACAGTGCTTCTCAGTTCGAAGGGCATCTTCTGATGAAGGGCCTGTCACTGGAGAAATCGGCGACATATGCTCCGAGTCTCTTTCGATGGACTGCCGCAAGAAGCTGGGGCATGGCGGGGCCCCCCCTCTCTCCAG AATCTCCTCCGTCCTGGGTAGTCTTGAGGT TGACGCCCGTCAAAATGATATAAAGTCcgaagggaaggaagaga ataaaataaaagtaaGTTCTTAA
- a CDS encoding SMP-30/gluconolactonase/LRE family protein (gluconolactonase) encodes MSAFQKWTVTEPYIDIAGTLLEGPFYDEPRNEFRFVDIWEQKFYVVDLAKGPDSLKTIDTSASIGVTANIKDSGDAYNGQIIVAAKHGYALLDRATGQLSYISKVWDDQKDPERARIMRFNDGAVDSHGRFWAGSMNDPKVQSPVNEAVLFRLDPDMKVRRMVEGLTIPNGIGWNHADDTMYLTDSPTGKIYAYDFDAQTGEISNRRVHFDLGEPKEPDGFAIDAEGCIWSAIYGGGKVIRISPEGKVIGEVSLPTRNITCPIFVGTELLITTAKDDTDDEQFPNSIRYGGRVYRVDVGIRGKPKNEFRFQN; translated from the exons ATGTCAGCGTTCCAGAAATGGACGGTCACTGAG CCGTACATCGATATCGCAGGGACCTTGTTGGAGGGACCGTTCTATGATGAGCCCAGAAATGAGTTCCGCTTTGTTGATATCTGGGAGCAGAAGTTCTATGTGGTGGACTTAGCCAAAGGCCCAGACTCATTGAAGACTATTGATACGTCTGCTTCCATCGG GGTAACTGCCAACATCAAAGATTCTGGCGATGCCTACAACGGCCAGATAATTGTAGCCGCAAAACATGGATATGCTCTTCTCGACCGCGCCACGGGTCAGCTCTCGTATATCTCCAAGGTTTGGGATGACCAGAAGGACCCAGAGAGAGCCCGCAT AATGCGTTTCAACGACGGGGCAGTCGACAGCCATGGGCGATTCTGGGCGGGTTCAATGAATGACCCCAAAGTGCAGTCCCCGGTCAACGAGGCCGTTCTTTTCAGACTGGACCCCGACATGAAAGTGCGCCGTATGGTCGAAGGTCTGACTATTCCTAATGGGATTGGTTGGAACCATGCAGACGATACAATGTACCTGACCGACTCACCCACTGGCAAAATTTACGCGTATGACTTCGATGCCCAAACCGGAGAGATTAGCAACCGTAGAGTCCACTTTGACCTGGGAGAACCAAAGGAACCTGATGGTTTTGCCATTGATGCAGAAGGCTGTATCTGGAGCGCCATTTACGGGGGTGGTAAAGTCATCCGTATCTCACCGGAAGGGAAAGTCATTGGAGAAGTGTCGCTTCCCACGAGAAACATCACCTGTCCGATCTTTGTGGGGACTGAGCTACTCATCACCACTGCCAAGGATGACACCGATGATGAGCAGTTCCCGAACTCAATTCGGTATGGAGGGCGAGTCTATAGAGTTGACGTGGGAATCAGGGGCAAGCCCAAGAATGAGTTTCGGTTCCAAAactga